In one window of Ptiloglossa arizonensis isolate GNS036 chromosome 5, iyPtiAriz1_principal, whole genome shotgun sequence DNA:
- the Rhea gene encoding talin_middle and talin-RS domain-containing protein rhea isoform X2, with amino-acid sequence MATLSLRISIPEKNATKMMQFDPSTSVYDACRIIREKLAEASNMGQPKDYGLFLADEDVKKGVWLEPGRNLDYYILRNGDLLEYRRKLRTLRVRMLDGTLKTLLVDDSQAVANLMVVICTKIGITNHDEYSLVRELADEETENQKPGNFGTLTLKRRKEEKGERDAKMDQLRKKLKTDDEVNWIDPSKTLREQGIDESETVLLRRKFFFSDQNIDSRDPVQLSLLYVQARDAILDGTHPVTQEKACIFAGIQCQIQFGDHKEDKHKPGFLDLKEFLPQSYLKVKGIEKKIFAEHKKHVGLSDLDAKVLYTKTARSLSTYGVTFFLVKEKMKGKNKLVPRLLGVTKDSVLRLDEKTKEILKTWPLTTVRRWGASPNTFTLDFGDYSDQYYSVQTTEAEQILQLISGYIDIILKKQKAKDHFGIEGDEGSTMVEDSVSPLKATIMQHETSNVGKGNVEAVSVAIPAVMRVGGDGARPYGTGHMGGAQYTTVSGQVNIAHAPPMVQQTKVTSVLSEPQRALLSTITAGHEVIHIAETELSCKAQLPKLGTDPASLKWIEQTIDTHKQNVGSQIAAMNAATAQVVTLTSGPADDVDHTAVGAAITTITSNLPEMTKGVRMIAALMDDDSSGDRLLDAARKLCSAFSDLLKATEPETKEPRQNLLNAASRVGEASHQVLTTIGEENDSHRELQDMLLALAKAVANSTAALVLKAKNIAATCEDSATQNRVISAATQCALATSQLVACAKVVAPTLHSPACQTQLMNAVREVTKAVEGLVEVCNDTCNDENLLKELSAAASEVSRTLNDLLNHIKTATRGERAKESVQEGAVETILVATDKLFASTGDAGEMVRQARVVGQATAQLIQSIKGEAERQTDSEQQRRLLAAAKVLADATAKMVEAARQCASSPHDAKMQDQLRLAAEELRAATTAAATPALRRKLITRLEACAKQAADTATQCIVAASGVTHHNTNLMSQEELAAECQIMVQHIPHLVAGVKGTQAQPDNPTAQLNLINASEQFLQPGTAVVKAARAVLPTVTDQASALQLNNTSQQLGASLTDLRSAVTRAREACGGLELDAAEELINSLKDELGEFYRAVEAASLRPLPDETAESTALRLGTTSKNVGFAMAQLLSAAKQGNENYTGSAARETASALKDLTYAVRGVAATSNQPETQKKVLMTADDVILKSLRLVKEARRALKSPDNASNEANLAAVAKDVSNSLNKCVSCLPGQRDVDEAIRNIDDMIQVLGMNEFPQTNKSYGQLQSDLNNAAANLNDASSNVVSSVRYPVQLANSSKQFTNAFGDLLGVGMEMAGQTTIETRSQMVVSLKNVSMTSSKLLVTAKSVAADPGAPNAKNQLSAAARAVTDSINYLVDVCTSAAPGQNECDNAIRNIQSMRSLLDNPSEPISDASYFECLETVMEKSKSLGDGMTGIANHAKKSEHEQFSFAVRGVSSSICGLIEAAAQAAYLAGVSDPTSVAGKPGLVDQAQFLRAAQAIHTGCQSLGNPTSTEQQVLSAATMIAKYTSALCNACREASNKTSNPVAKRHFVQSAKDVANSTSALVKEIKALDQNYSEANRERCAEATKPLLEAVDNLCTFAGSPEFASQPAKISIAARAAQEPITSAGKAIIDGSCAMVRAAKSLAVSPKDPPTWQLLANHSKSVSDSIKSLVASIRDKAPGQKECDAAIDKLSARIRELDAASLSAVSQALVPRRENTVQGFTDQMESSASELREKLEPVRTAAKYEAEHVGHAVNQIALYCEPLVSGAIGAASNMVHSKQQMVLLDQTKTVAESALQLVCVTKESGGNPKAVNLHAEVDETVESTKDALQELQNTLETISTSNGIVTGLIDTISRAMVRLEDHRMSTIDTVDSYVDYQTRMVEAAKEIARLAQEMSTKSSTDVARLGPLAVDISHKYTQLARDTSGASAAASNADVSARLRTGVQELGRACADIVRAAGTCQMSPGDAYAQREVAEHSKIVTEKVSQVLAALQAGSRGTQACINAASTVSGIIGDLDTTIMFATAGTLHAENEGDTFADHRENILKTAKALVEDTKTLVAGAASSQEQLAVAAQNAVSTIVQLAEVVKYGAASLGSQNPEAQVMLINAVKDVASALGDLIHATKAASGKQINDPSMAHLKDSAKVLEQQLHQQLMPLSDVGGSESEWFVSDQEEELIRLLSASESEQPSQRTSDLLLLM; translated from the exons taAATTGGATCGATCCTAGTAAGACGTTACGGGAGCAAGGAATAGATGAATCAGAAACGGTCCTCCTACGCAGAAAGTTTTTCTTCTCGGATCAAAATATCGACAGCCGTGATCCGGTGCAATTATCTCTTTTATACGTTCAAGCAAGAGATGCAATTCTAGACGGTACGCATCCAGTTACTCAGGAAAAAGCCTGCATTTTCGCTGGGATACAATGTCAGATTCAATTTGGCGACCACAAGGAAGACAAGCACAAgccaggatttctcga CCTCAAAGAATTTCTACCGCAGTCCTACTTGAAGGTGAAAGGTATCGAGAAGAAGATTTTCGCTGAGCACAAGAAGCACGTCGGCCTCTCCGATCTCGATGCCAAAGTTTTGTACACGAAAACGGCGAGGTCCTTGAGCACATACGGCGTCACATTTTTCCTGGTGAAAGAAAAGATGAAGGGCAAGAATAAACTGGTGCCCCGTTTGTTAGGCGTCACGAAGGACTCGGTCTTGCGACTCgacgaaaaaacgaaagaaatcttGAAGACTTGGCCGTTGACTACCGTCCGACGTTGGGGAGCCTCCCCAAATACATTTACACTCGACTTCGGCGATTATTCCGATCAATATTACAGTGTGCAGACCACAGAGGCCGAGCAGATCCTTCAACTTATCTCCGGTTACATCGACATCATTCTGAAAAAGCAAAAAGCGAAGGATCACTTCGGCATCGAGGGAGATGAGGGTTCAACGATGGTCGAAGATAGCGTATCGCCTCTAAA GGCAACCATTATGCAACACGAAACGAGCAACGTCGGTAAAGGAAATGTAGAAGCCGTATCGGTTGCTATACCAGCAGTCATGAGAGTTGGAGGAGACG GGGCTCGACCATATGGAACTGGGCACATGGGCGGTGCTCAATACACGACTGTCAGCGGCCAGGTGAACATCGCACACGCTCCACCGATG GTGCAACAAACCAAGGTTACATCCGTCCTGTCCGAACCACAACGTGCCTTATTGTCAACTATCACCGCCGGTCACGAGGTGATCCATATCGCGGAGACCGAGCTCTCTTGCAAGGCTCAACTACCGAAATTGGGAACCGACCCAGCCTCGTTGAAATGGATCGAACAGACTATAGACACGCACAAACAGAACGTCGGCTCGCAAATCGCGGCGATGAACGCCGCGACCGCGCAGGTCGTCACACTGACTTCTGGACCAGCCGACGATGTGGATCACACAGCGGTGGGCGCAGCGATCACCACGATCACCAGCAACTTGCCCGAGATGACCAAGGGCGTCAGAATGATCGCTGCTCTCATGGACGACGACTCTTCGGGAGACAGACTGTTGGATGCGGCCAGGAAACTGTGCTCGGCTTTCTCTGATTTGCTGAAAGCCACGGAGCCTGAAACCAAAGAG CCAAGACAGAACCTCTTGAACGCCGCTTCTCGCGTGGGTGAAGCTTCGCACCAGGTACTGACAACCATTGGCGAAGAGAACGACTCGCACCGGGAACTCCAGGATATGCTCCTCGCCCTGGCAAAGGCAGTTGCCAACTCGACCGCCGCGTTGGTGCTTAAAGCGAAGAACATTGCAGCGACCTGTGAGGACTCTGCTACTCAAAACCGCGTGATATCCGCCGCCACTCAATGTGCTCTCGCGACATCACAATTAGTCGCCTGTGCAAAAGTCGTCGCGCCCACTTTACATTCACCAGCTTGTCAAACGCAGTTGATGAACGCTGTGCGTGAGGTGACCAAGGCTGTCGAAGGCTTGGTCGAAGTGTGCAACGATACCTGCAACGATGAAAACCTTTTGAAAGAATTGAGCGCTGCTGCCAGCGAAGTGAGCAGAACGTTGAACGACCTATTGAATCATATAAAAACAGCCACGAGAGGTGAACGAGCCAAAGAGTCGGTCCAGGAAGGAGCGGTGGAGACAATACTGGTAGCCACTGATAAGTTGTTCGCCAGTACCGGCGACGCCGGTGAAATGGTAAGGCAGGCAAGGGTAGTTGGCCAAGCAACCGCGCAACTGATTCAAAGCATAAAGGGCGAGGCGGAAAGACAAACGGATTCGGAACAGCAACGTCGATTGTTAGCTGCGGCGAAAGTGCTTGCTGACGCCACTGCAAAAATGGTCGAAGCTGCGAGACAGTGCGCCAGCAGTCCTCACGATGCGAAGATGCAGGATCAGTTGCGACTAGCTGCCGAGGAACTGAGAGCGGCAACCACCGCGGCAGCCACTCCGGCCTTACGAAGAAAATTGATCACCAGATTGGAAGCTTGCGCGAAACAGGCTGCCGATACGGCTACACAGTGCATTGTCGCTGCATCAGGAGTTACGCATCACAATACGAACTTGATGAGTCAAGAGGAATTGGCTGCGGAATGTCAAATAATGGTGCAGCATATACCGCATCTGGTGGCCGGGGTGAAGGGTACGCAAGCGCAGCCAGATAATCCTACGGCACAGTTGAATCTGATAAATGCTTCCGAACAGTTCTTGCAACCTGGTACGGCTGTGGTAAAAGCTGCCAGAGCGGTTTTACCGACGGTGACCGATCAGGCTTCTGCTCTACAATTGAACAACACTTCTCAACAATTGGGTGCTTCTTTGACGGACTTGAGATCGGCGGTAACGCGTGCCAGAGAGGCTTGCGGTGGTCTAGAATTAGACGCTGCCGAGGAACTGATCAACAGCTTGAAAGACGAGTTAGGAGAATTTTACAGGGCAGTGGAGGCTGCTTCTTTGAGACCCTTGCCGGACGAAACGGCCGAGTCCACCGCTCTTCGATTGGGTACTACGTCTAAGAACGTTGGGTTTGCAATGGCTCAATTGTTGTCCGCTGCGAAACAAGGAAATGAAAATTACACCGGAAGTGCCGCGAGAGAAACCGCGTCCGCGCTCAAGGATCTTACTTACGCGGTTCGCGGAGTGGCCGCTACCTCGAATCAACCCGAAACGCAGAAGAAGGTGCTGATGACAGCGGACGACGTGATTTTAAAGTCTTTGCGCCTCGTTAAGGAGGCCAGACGTGCTCTGAAGAGTCCGGATAACGCAAGCAACGAAGCCAATTTGGCCGCAGTTGCCAAAGACGTATCGAATTCTTTGAATAAGTGCGTTTCTTGTTTACCTGGGCAAAGGGATGTCGACGAAGCGATCAGGAATATCGATGACATGATTCAGGTTCTTGGTATGAACGAGTTCCCCCAAACCAATAAGAGCTATGG ACAATTACAAAGCGATCTGAACAATGCAGCTGCCAACTTGAACGATGCTTCGTCAAACGTAGTCTCATCGGTACGTTATCCAGTGCAATTGGCAAACTCTTCGAAGCAATTCACCAACGCTTTTGGAGACTTGCTGGGTGTTGGAATGGAAATGGCCGGTCAGACAACAATCGAGACTCGAAGCCAAATGGTTGTTTCTCTGAAGAACGTCAGCATGACTTCCAGCAAGCTATTGGTGACAGCCAAATCGGTGGCTGCCGATCCAGGTGCACCGAACGCGAAAAATCAGCTATCGGCCGCTGCTAGAGCCGTGACCGATTCCATCAATTACCTCGTTGACGTTTGTACTTCCGCTGCACCGGGCCAAAACGAATGTGACAACGCAATCAGGAATATCCAATCGATGCGATCGCTTCTCGATAATCCCAGCGAACCGATCTCCGATGCATCGTACTTCGAATGCCTTGAAACAGTAATGGAAAAGAGCAAGAGCCTTGGCGATGGAATGACGGGCATAGCGAATCACGCAAAGAAATCCGAACACGAACAGTTCTCGTTCGCCGTTCGTGGGGTCTCCTCGTctatttgcggattgatcgaggCAGCTGCTCAAGCGGCATATTTGGCCGGAGTGAGCGACCCAACATCCGTTGCTGGAAAACCAGGCCTCGTAGATCAAGCACAGTTCTTGAGAGCCGCGCAAGCTATTCACACCGGTTGTCAAAGCCTGGGAAATCCCACGAGCACCGAACAGCAGGTTCTCTCGGCGGCCACTATGATCGCGAAATACACAAGTGCTCTCTGCAACGCTTGCCGCGAAGCTTCGAATAAAACTAGTAACCCAGTTGCGAAACGTCACTTCGTTCAATCGGCCAAGGACGTTGCTAATTCTACGTCCGCCTTGGTGAAGGAGATCAAAGCGCTCGATCAGAATTACTCCGAAGCTAACAGGGAGAGGTGCGCCGAAGCTACGAAACCTCTTTTGGAAGCGGTCGATAATCTGTGTACGTTCGCTGGGTCCCCGGAATTTGCGAGCCAACCTGCAAAGATATCCATCGCTGCCAGAGCCGCTCAAGAACCTATTACCAGTGCTGGGAAAGCTATTATCGATGGTTCGTGCGCCATGGTGCGAGCCGCTAAGAGTCTAGCAGTCAGTCCAAAAGATCCTCCAACTTGGCAATTATTGGCTAATCACAGCAAGAGCGTCAGCGACTCTATCAAGTCTCTAGTTGCTTCTATTCGGGACAAAGCACCAGGGCAGAAAGAATGCGACGCCGCGATCGATAAGCTCTCCGCTAGGATCCGAGAACTGGATGCCGCGTCTCTGAGCGCTGTTTCGCAAGCTCTGGTCCCGCGACGCGAGAACACGGTGCAAGGATTCACGGATCAGATGGAGAGCAGCGCTAGCGAGCTACGAGAGAAACTGGAGCCTGTTCGAACAGCCGCGAAATACGAGGCAGAGCACGTGGGCCACGCTGTCAATCAGATTGCCCTGTATTGCGAGCCACTCGTTTCCGGTGCTATCGGTGCTGCTTCAAACATGGTGCACTCGAAGCAACAAATGGTGCTACTCGATCAAACGAAAACCGTCGCGGAATCTGCGTTGCAGCTTGTCTGCGTAACGAAGGAATCCGGTGGTAATCCAAAGGCTGTCAACTTGCACGCGGAAGTAGACGAAACAGTCGAGTCCACGAAGGATGCGTTGCAAGAATTGCAAAACACTTTGGAGACTATCTCGACATCTAATGGCATCGTTACTGGACTAATCGATACCATTTCTCGGGCAATGGTTCGATTGGAAGATCATCGAATGTCTACCATCGACACGGTTGACTCTTACGTAGATTATCAAACAAGAATGGTGGAAGCTGCCAAAGAGATAGCGCGTCTGGCGCAGGAGATG TCGACAAAGTCCAGCACCGATGTGGCCAGACTGGGCCCTCTGGCAGTGGACATATCGCACAAATACACCCAGTTGGCTCGCGATACTTCCGGCGCCTCTGCAGCGGCATCAAACGCGGACGTCTCTGCAAGACTTCGCACAGGTGTCCAGGAACTTGGTCGAGCCTGTGCCGACATTGTTCGCGCAGCTGGAACCTGCCAAATGTCACCGGGCGATGCTTACGCTCAAAGAGAGGTTGCAGAGCACAGCAAGATCGTCACAGAGAAGGTGTCACAGGTGTTGGCCGCTCTCCAGGCTGGTTCTCGAGGCACGCAAGCCTGCATAAACGCTGCGAGCACCGTGTCGGGCATCATCGGCGATTTGGACACCACGATCATGTTCGCCACTGCTGGAACATTACACGCGGAGAACGAAGGCGATACATTCGCGGATCACAgagagaatattttgaaaacggCCAAGGCTCTCGTCGAGGACACCAAGACGCTCGTAGCGGGTGCAGCCTCGTCCCAAGAGCAATTAGCGGTTGCTGCGCAGAACGCTGTTTCGACGATTGTTCAGCTTGCCGAAGTGGTTAAGTACGGTGCAGCCAGCCTTGGCAGCCAGAATCCCGAAGCCCAGGTGATGTTGATAAACGCGGTGAAGGACGTAGCCTCTGCCCTTGGTGATCTTATACACGCTACCAAAGCGGCCAGCGGAAAGCAGATCAACGATCCGAGCATGGCGCACTTGAAGGACTCCGCTAAG GTGTTAGAACAGCAGCTACACCAGCAGCTGATGCCTCTGAGTGACGTCGGCGGCTCGGAGTCCGAGTGGTTCGTGTCCGATCAAGAGGAGGAGCTGATACGTCTGCTCTCAGCCTCCGAGAGCGAGCAACCGTCTCAGCGAACTTCCGATTTGCTGTTGCTCATGTAG